The following proteins are encoded in a genomic region of Maribacter hydrothermalis:
- a CDS encoding ABC-F family ATP-binding cassette domain-containing protein, giving the protein MLNVHNLSVSFGGEYLFEEISFRLNGGNRVGLVGKNGAGKSTLLKMLNKDMALDTGVIAIEKDIKIGFLRQDIDFVQGRTVLEEAYQAFEEIKTLELKLDEINRQLAERTDYETDSYSQLIIDLNDVSHHYEILGGYNYQGETEKILQGLGFRREDFEKKTETFSGGWRMRIELAKLLLQSNDVLLLDEPTNHLDIESIIWFEQFLNNYSGAVVIVSHDKMFLDNVTNRTIEISLGRIYDYNKPYTQYLVLRNEIKQQQVNAQKNQEKEIQQAERLIEKFRAKSTKASMAQSLIKKLDKIERIEVDEDDNSVMSLRFPISVTPGRVVVEIEGLSKAYGSNQVLNDINLLIERDSKTAFVGQNGQGKSTLAKIIVGELKHEGHLKLGHNVQIGYFAQNQAEYLDGDKTILDTMIDAANEKNRSKVRDILGSFLFRGDEVEKYVKVLSGGERNRLALAKMLLQPFNVLVMDEPTNHLDIKSKNVLKQACLNFEGTLILVSHDRDFLQGLTNKVYEFKDQRIKEYLGDVEYYLEKRKVENFREVEKKQAVVVDNVKPKEANSFQDQKKLKGLKNQLSSIESKIGSLEKEIKEIDHNLLVDYDKTIAKANFFDGYQAKKKKLEKLMGDWEVLTLDIEALD; this is encoded by the coding sequence ATGTTAAACGTTCACAACCTATCTGTCTCTTTTGGAGGAGAATATTTATTTGAAGAAATATCGTTTCGATTAAATGGGGGCAATAGAGTAGGTCTAGTAGGTAAAAATGGTGCAGGTAAGTCAACTTTATTAAAAATGCTTAATAAGGATATGGCTTTGGATACAGGTGTAATTGCCATAGAAAAAGACATTAAAATTGGTTTTCTTAGACAAGACATAGATTTTGTGCAAGGTAGAACGGTGTTAGAAGAGGCCTACCAGGCTTTTGAGGAGATAAAAACCCTAGAGCTTAAGCTAGATGAGATTAATCGTCAATTAGCTGAAAGAACGGATTATGAAACCGATTCTTACAGTCAACTTATAATAGATTTAAATGATGTTTCTCATCATTATGAAATATTAGGTGGGTATAATTATCAAGGAGAAACAGAAAAAATTCTTCAAGGTTTAGGTTTTAGAAGAGAAGACTTTGAAAAAAAGACAGAAACATTCTCAGGAGGTTGGCGTATGCGTATTGAGCTAGCCAAACTACTATTGCAAAGTAATGATGTACTGCTATTAGATGAGCCTACAAACCATCTGGATATAGAGTCTATAATTTGGTTTGAGCAATTTTTGAACAATTATTCAGGAGCCGTCGTAATTGTATCTCACGATAAAATGTTTTTAGATAATGTAACCAATAGAACTATTGAAATTTCGCTGGGCCGTATCTATGATTATAACAAGCCATATACACAATACTTAGTTTTACGTAACGAAATAAAGCAGCAGCAAGTAAATGCTCAAAAAAATCAGGAAAAGGAGATTCAGCAGGCAGAACGACTAATTGAAAAGTTTAGGGCTAAATCTACCAAAGCATCTATGGCGCAGTCCCTAATTAAAAAACTGGATAAAATTGAACGTATAGAAGTAGATGAAGATGATAATAGCGTTATGAGTTTACGTTTTCCCATTTCTGTAACCCCAGGTAGGGTAGTAGTAGAAATTGAAGGGCTTTCAAAAGCATATGGTAGTAATCAAGTGCTTAATGATATTAATTTACTAATAGAGCGTGATAGTAAAACAGCATTTGTAGGTCAAAATGGTCAAGGTAAATCTACGTTGGCTAAAATTATTGTGGGCGAATTAAAGCATGAAGGTCATTTAAAATTAGGGCATAATGTTCAAATAGGATATTTTGCTCAGAACCAAGCGGAGTATTTGGATGGTGACAAAACCATATTAGATACGATGATTGATGCCGCCAATGAAAAGAATAGAAGTAAGGTAAGAGATATTTTAGGTTCTTTTCTTTTTAGAGGAGATGAGGTTGAGAAATATGTTAAAGTTTTATCTGGTGGTGAACGCAACAGACTTGCATTGGCAAAAATGTTGTTACAGCCATTTAATGTTTTGGTAATGGATGAGCCTACAAATCACTTAGATATAAAATCTAAGAATGTACTTAAACAAGCCTGTTTAAATTTTGAGGGAACTTTAATTTTGGTGTCTCATGATAGAGATTTCTTGCAAGGTTTAACGAATAAAGTTTACGAATTTAAGGATCAACGAATTAAAGAATACTTAGGCGATGTAGAATATTACCTAGAAAAACGTAAAGTAGAGAACTTTAGAGAAGTCGAAAAAAAACAAGCGGTAGTCGTTGATAATGTAAAGCCAAAAGAAGCAAACTCATTTCAAGACCAAAAAAAATTGAAAGGACTAAAAAACCAATTAAGTTCCATTGAAAGTAAAATTGGTAGTCTTGAAAAAGAAATAAAAGAAATAGATCATAATTTGTTGGTTGATTATGATAAGACCATAGCAAAGGCAAACTTTTTTGATGGCTATCAGGCTAAGAAGAAAAAGCTAGAAAAACTAATGGGAGATTGGGAAGTTCTTACTTTAGATATAGAAGCTTTAGACTAA
- a CDS encoding DUF983 domain-containing protein, translating to MLKKGNKLYSILTGSCPRCHQESMYLDKNPYHMGKIFKMHERCSHCDLKYKIEPSFFYGAMYVSYGVGIAFAVAAFVIARLFIGSTLFQSFIAIVCTMIGFMPIIMRLSRNIWINFFVKYDSKAVLKKS from the coding sequence ATGTTAAAAAAAGGAAACAAACTCTACAGCATTTTAACAGGAAGTTGTCCAAGATGTCACCAAGAAAGCATGTATTTGGACAAAAATCCCTATCATATGGGCAAAATCTTTAAAATGCATGAAAGGTGTAGCCATTGCGACCTTAAGTACAAAATAGAACCTTCGTTCTTTTATGGGGCAATGTATGTAAGTTATGGCGTGGGAATTGCGTTTGCGGTAGCTGCTTTTGTAATCGCAAGATTATTCATTGGTTCAACTCTTTTTCAATCTTTTATAGCGATTGTTTGCACCATGATAGGATTTATGCCCATAATAATGCGATTATCTAGAAATATCTGGATTAATTTTTTTGTAAAATATGATTCTAAAGCCGTTTTGAAAAAATCCTAG
- a CDS encoding NAD(P)/FAD-dependent oxidoreductase, whose product MVDYLVVGLGLAGTAFCETLRRNNKTFIVFNDQSQTSSRVAGGLYNPVILKRFTLSWRADEQVKIASDFYKNLEQFLNVQFYENQVVLRKFASIEEQNLWFEAADKEKLKPYLDTNLVKSYNKALNVPFGFGKVLGTGKLNTKILFNAYVKWLKQENILCQDTFDYNSLVIQPEYVEYKGLKAKNIVFADGFGLMKNPFFNYLPMQGSKGEYITIEAKDLKETNIIKSSVFLIPLGNDLYKVGATYNRGLIDNETTEDSKEELLKKLKSLLNCEYKVMGQEAGVRPTVKDRRPLVGKHPKHKNIWILNGFGSHGILIAPWASKALYEQIEHQRPLLVEMDIIRFSKN is encoded by the coding sequence ATGGTAGATTATTTGGTAGTAGGTCTTGGTTTAGCAGGTACGGCATTTTGCGAAACGTTACGTAGAAATAACAAAACATTTATAGTGTTTAATGACCAATCTCAAACATCTTCTAGAGTTGCTGGTGGGCTATATAACCCGGTTATATTAAAAAGGTTTACACTTTCTTGGAGAGCGGATGAGCAAGTAAAGATTGCCAGTGATTTTTATAAAAACCTAGAACAATTTTTAAACGTTCAATTTTATGAAAATCAAGTGGTGCTAAGGAAATTTGCTTCCATTGAAGAACAGAATTTATGGTTTGAAGCCGCAGATAAAGAAAAACTAAAACCCTATTTAGATACCAATTTGGTAAAATCTTATAATAAGGCACTTAATGTGCCATTTGGCTTTGGAAAAGTATTAGGAACAGGAAAACTAAATACTAAAATATTATTTAATGCGTATGTAAAATGGTTGAAGCAAGAAAACATACTATGTCAAGATACTTTTGATTATAATTCTTTAGTAATACAACCAGAATATGTGGAGTATAAAGGGTTAAAGGCTAAAAATATAGTATTTGCCGACGGTTTTGGATTAATGAAGAATCCATTTTTTAATTATTTGCCCATGCAAGGTTCTAAAGGGGAGTATATAACCATTGAGGCTAAAGATTTAAAGGAGACCAATATTATAAAATCATCGGTATTTTTAATTCCTTTAGGAAATGACTTGTATAAAGTTGGAGCAACTTATAATAGGGGTTTAATAGACAATGAAACCACGGAAGATTCAAAAGAAGAGCTTTTAAAGAAATTAAAATCCTTATTAAATTGTGAATACAAAGTAATGGGTCAAGAAGCAGGGGTAAGACCTACTGTTAAAGATAGAAGACCATTGGTTGGTAAACATCCTAAACATAAAAACATTTGGATATTAAATGGTTTCGGGTCTCATGGTATACTAATAGCTCCATGGGCATCAAAAGCACTATATGAGCAAATTGAACATCAACGACCGTTATTGGTAGAAATGGATATTATTCGTTTTTCTAAAAACTAG
- the porN gene encoding type IX secretion system ring subunit PorN/GldN, which produces MNWKNVLVMGVVTMLPLSMMAQANVLNAKKPDEVGVRTEAQKAVDNDAPLEYGYVDDRDILWSKTLWETVDLDERVNFPLYYPTDTMDIGPDRRSLYHVLIKNLKSGNLETYTDSYFTKKRSFADLKDALQMVDTLDYGYEQMNAGETVSEEYITRRNISAADIEEYHIKGIWYFDKRQGELKYRLLGIAPVAPDVNFMDDENPDMVELFWVWYPDAREILHEAKVFNQQNSAQPISFDMLLNARRFDAVIYKEDNVQGDRTIDNYISDNALFQLLEAKRIKETIRDKEQDMWAY; this is translated from the coding sequence ATGAATTGGAAAAATGTTTTAGTAATGGGAGTGGTAACGATGTTACCTTTGTCGATGATGGCCCAAGCAAATGTGTTGAATGCTAAAAAACCCGATGAGGTTGGTGTTCGTACAGAAGCTCAAAAAGCTGTAGATAATGATGCTCCATTAGAATACGGTTATGTAGATGATAGGGACATACTATGGTCTAAAACACTATGGGAAACTGTAGATTTAGATGAACGAGTGAATTTCCCGTTATATTATCCAACAGATACTATGGATATTGGACCAGATAGAAGGTCTTTATACCACGTTCTAATTAAAAATTTAAAAAGTGGAAATTTAGAAACGTATACAGATTCTTATTTCACTAAAAAAAGGTCATTTGCCGATTTAAAAGATGCCTTACAAATGGTTGATACGTTAGATTATGGGTATGAGCAAATGAATGCAGGTGAAACTGTTTCAGAAGAGTACATAACCAGAAGAAACATATCGGCTGCAGATATTGAAGAATATCATATAAAAGGTATCTGGTATTTCGATAAAAGGCAAGGTGAGTTAAAGTACCGTCTTTTAGGTATTGCACCTGTTGCTCCAGATGTTAACTTTATGGATGATGAAAATCCTGATATGGTTGAACTGTTCTGGGTATGGTATCCAGATGCAAGAGAAATATTGCATGAGGCGAAAGTCTTTAATCAGCAAAATTCAGCACAACCAATATCTTTTGACATGTTGTTAAATGCACGTAGGTTTGATGCCGTAATCTACAAAGAAGATAACGTACAAGGAGATAGAACTATTGATAATTACATTTCAGATAATGCGTTGTTTCAATTGTTAGAGGCAAAACGTATTAAAGAAACAATTAGAGATAAAGAACAAGACATGTGGGCTTATTAA
- the porM gene encoding type IX secretion system motor protein PorM/GldM, whose amino-acid sequence MAGGKNSPRQKMVNLMYLIFIAMLALNMSKEVLAAFGIMNEKLETSNAMTTASNEAFLGSLETKASEDAAKYDKLYKNAQQIKAMSQEYYDYLESLKTGMTEGLENPKDYARMDMSDYLDQKFFQGDNLSEGGKEFMKRITDYRDNVAAVVPASLKASVIDRFETGNEEGKVQAKDGMQDWINYHYEGYPLVASLAKLTALQADVKVTEEAALKSMLEGELTSQVSLANFATSLQGSKSAYYTGEKYDGKIIISKTDNSSTPVKAELTLDGRKLSEGADYKLEAGGVKMLVGSGSAGDHVLKGTIYFKQDGEEIPVEVNNSFATISKPGGALIAADKMNVVYRGVANPMSISIPGIANNKVNASAPGLKSVGGSNYIMNPGTGRTVTIKASGTLPDGEPVGSSLEFRIKDIPRPEGSVSKQTGSLKLPKRNVEIATIGAGLEDFDFDLDLAVSGFKFKVPGQPTVTVRGNKMDAKAKSALERARRGDVVQIFDIEAYITNNKSYKLKKVSPVVVEITN is encoded by the coding sequence ATGGCAGGAGGAAAAAATTCACCACGTCAGAAGATGGTCAACTTAATGTATTTGATCTTCATCGCAATGCTGGCATTAAACATGAGTAAAGAAGTATTAGCTGCATTCGGTATAATGAATGAAAAGTTAGAAACTTCAAACGCAATGACGACCGCAAGTAACGAAGCGTTCTTAGGTAGTCTGGAAACTAAAGCATCTGAAGATGCAGCTAAATATGACAAGCTGTACAAGAATGCTCAACAGATTAAAGCAATGTCTCAAGAATATTATGATTATCTAGAGTCGCTTAAAACTGGAATGACAGAAGGTCTTGAAAATCCTAAGGATTATGCAAGAATGGATATGTCAGATTATTTAGATCAAAAGTTCTTTCAAGGCGATAACCTTTCTGAAGGCGGAAAGGAATTCATGAAAAGAATAACCGATTATAGGGATAATGTAGCAGCTGTTGTACCGGCTTCTTTGAAAGCATCAGTTATAGATCGTTTTGAAACAGGAAATGAGGAAGGTAAAGTACAAGCTAAAGATGGTATGCAAGATTGGATCAACTATCATTATGAAGGATATCCTCTAGTTGCTTCATTGGCAAAGTTAACTGCACTACAAGCAGATGTAAAAGTTACTGAAGAAGCAGCTTTGAAATCTATGTTAGAAGGTGAGTTGACAAGTCAAGTATCTTTGGCAAACTTCGCTACGTCATTGCAAGGTTCTAAATCTGCATATTATACAGGTGAGAAATACGATGGTAAAATTATCATAAGTAAAACAGATAACTCTTCTACTCCAGTAAAAGCTGAATTAACTTTAGATGGCAGAAAACTTTCTGAAGGTGCAGATTACAAATTAGAAGCTGGTGGTGTTAAAATGTTAGTTGGTTCTGGTTCTGCTGGTGATCACGTATTAAAAGGAACTATTTACTTTAAGCAAGATGGCGAAGAAATTCCTGTAGAGGTTAATAATTCTTTCGCAACAATATCTAAACCAGGTGGTGCATTAATAGCAGCTGATAAGATGAATGTTGTTTATCGTGGGGTAGCAAATCCAATGTCTATTTCTATACCAGGTATAGCTAACAATAAAGTAAATGCTTCTGCACCAGGTTTAAAATCAGTTGGCGGTAGTAATTATATTATGAACCCGGGTACTGGTAGAACAGTAACAATTAAGGCCTCTGGTACTTTGCCAGATGGTGAGCCAGTAGGATCATCATTAGAGTTTAGAATTAAAGATATTCCAAGACCAGAAGGTAGCGTAAGTAAGCAAACAGGTAGTCTTAAACTTCCTAAAAGAAATGTTGAAATTGCTACTATAGGTGCTGGTTTAGAAGATTTCGATTTTGATTTGGATCTTGCTGTAAGCGGATTTAAATTTAAAGTTCCAGGACAACCAACTGTTACCGTAAGAGGTAATAAGATGGATGCAAAAGCAAAATCTGCTTTGGAACGTGCTAGAAGAGGAGATGTTGTTCAAATATTTGATATCGAAGCTTATATCACAAATAATAAGAGTTACAAGTTGAAGAAAGTTTCTCCTGTAGTAGTGGAGATTACAAACTAA
- the porL gene encoding type IX secretion system motor protein PorL/GldL — protein sequence MAQSKSTKKLFNMAYGLGASVVIIGALFKILHWELGPLNGGILLAIGLITEALIFAISAFEPVDEDLDWALVYPELAGGEGKAPKKAQAANEIKEAEASLSKKLDDLLKEAGVDASLMESLGSSIKNFEGAAKGIAPTVDAMESTKKYSSEMVQAAAQMESLNSLYKVQLESASKQASVNEEVVQNASALKDQMASLSTNLSSLNGVYGGMLSAMGSKN from the coding sequence ATGGCACAGTCAAAATCAACAAAAAAATTATTTAACATGGCCTACGGCCTAGGAGCATCAGTTGTAATTATTGGTGCATTATTCAAAATTCTTCACTGGGAGTTAGGTCCTTTAAACGGAGGTATTCTTCTAGCAATAGGTCTTATTACAGAGGCTCTTATATTTGCAATTAGTGCATTTGAACCAGTAGATGAAGATTTAGATTGGGCATTAGTTTACCCAGAACTAGCAGGTGGAGAAGGTAAAGCTCCTAAAAAAGCTCAAGCAGCAAATGAAATTAAAGAAGCTGAAGCATCTTTATCTAAAAAATTAGATGATTTGTTAAAAGAGGCCGGTGTAGACGCAAGTCTTATGGAAAGCTTAGGTTCAAGCATTAAAAACTTTGAGGGTGCTGCTAAAGGTATTGCTCCAACAGTTGATGCAATGGAATCTACCAAGAAATATTCTAGTGAAATGGTACAAGCTGCAGCTCAAATGGAGTCTTTGAACAGTCTTTATAAAGTACAATTAGAAAGTGCTAGCAAACAAGCTTCAGTAAATGAAGAGGTAGTACAGAATGCAAGCGCACTTAAAGATCAAATGGCATCTTTATCAACAAACCTTTCTTCTTTGAATGGTGTTTATGGCGGAATGTTATCTGCAATGGGTAGTAAAAATTAA